The genomic DNA CGGAGCGCACGCACTCCTCGAGGCTTCCGAACACCACGTCGTAGCCCGTCGTCCCGGGTGTGTAGTGGGCGAACTTGCCGGAGTTCGTCATCAGGGTCCCCCCCGCCGCGTCGAGGATGGGCGCCACGACGACGCAGGTGTCGGCCACCAGACGGATGCCCGCGTCCTCGAAGCGGCGCAGGCGTCCCTCGGTCTCCAGGCGTTCCAGCACGCCCCGGCCGGTGCACACATAGAACGGGACGGCGAAGGGGCGCTCGGGGAGGAGCGCCTCCAGGTCGGAGAACTCGTCCAGCGAGAAGTGGGGGCTCCCCACTGCGACCGCGTCCAGGCGGGTCCGCTCGGTGGAGCTGAGCGTGGAGAGCGTGCGCGCCAGCTCCGACCGGCTCGGACGGAGCACCGCGGTGGGCGCGCGTCCCCCGAACGCCGTGGCGACGTCCGGCGCCTCCGGTGTGGCACCGATCACGTGGAAGAGGCCGACCGCGCCGGTGGAGGCGGCGGCCGCACCGAGCGCCTTCAGCCGGTCCTCCGACACCGGGAGGGGCAGCCCGTCCAGGGCCGCCACCCGACCACCGGCGTGCCGTCCCAGCCAGGAGCCCAGCACCGGGTAGAAGACGTCGGCGGCCCGCAGGTCGGCGGGGAGGTGACCCAGCTCCACCAGGAGCGTGGCGAGCCGACCCTCGTCCGTGTGGAGGCCCGACCAGGGGGCCCGTCCACTGATGGCACAGGCGACGTCCAGGAAGTCGCCGTAGCGGTTGGTGCGGGCGCCCAGCACGGAATTCACGAACGCGACCGCGTTGGATTCGCCCCAGGCCACCTGGCTGCCGACCGCGGGCCGGTGCCCCGCCTGGTAGGGGGCGCAGGTCCAGGTGGGCGTGCAGCCCAGCGTGACGTGCGCCTCCATCAACCGGGCGGACATGCGGGTGGCGTGCGGGTCCGCGCGCACCCGTTCCGGGTGCAGCAGGTCGAGCGCCCCGACGTTCAGCGTGGTCGGGACACGCACACGCGCGCCCTCCCGGACCAGGCGCTCGGCGTACTCCACGCCGCCGTCCCCGTGGTAGAGGCAGCCGTCCACGTGCGCGGAGCTCACCGCCACCAGACGGGGCGCATCGAGGAAGCGGGCCGCCGCCACGACCACGCGCAGCGCGCGGGCCACGCCCGCGCCGCCCTCACCGGCCAGCAGCGCCTGCTCCTCGGCGGTCAGGACCGGGCCGTCAGTGCGCAAACCATCTCCGGGCGACGAGGTCGTGGAACAGCGTCAGGGGACGGCCGTTCTCCAGCACCACCTCGAAATACAGGCGCGAGACCGGGGCGCGCCACCATTCGTCGTCGACGCGCCAGCATTCACGGACCTGCGCCACGCGCTGGCCACGACCACTCCGGGCGCGCACGGACAGGGGTGTGCCGCTGCGGTCCGCGTCCACGTGGACGGGAAGGGGACCGCCCAGAGGGCGGAGGCGTTGGGAGGAGGTGGAACGTGCGCGCATGGAGCCATCCGGTACCCGAATAAAAACCG from Gemmatimonadota bacterium includes the following:
- a CDS encoding aconitase X catalytic domain-containing protein, with translation MRTDGPVLTAEEQALLAGEGGAGVARALRVVVAAARFLDAPRLVAVSSAHVDGCLYHGDGGVEYAERLVREGARVRVPTTLNVGALDLLHPERVRADPHATRMSARLMEAHVTLGCTPTWTCAPYQAGHRPAVGSQVAWGESNAVAFVNSVLGARTNRYGDFLDVACAISGRAPWSGLHTDEGRLATLLVELGHLPADLRAADVFYPVLGSWLGRHAGGRVAALDGLPLPVSEDRLKALGAAAASTGAVGLFHVIGATPEAPDVATAFGGRAPTAVLRPSRSELARTLSTLSSTERTRLDAVAVGSPHFSLDEFSDLEALLPERPFAVPFYVCTGRGVLERLETEGRLRRFEDAGIRLVADTCVVVAPILDAAGGTLMTNSGKFAHYTPGTTGYDVVFGSLEECVRSAREGRVRRDAALWGAAE